The Deltaproteobacteria bacterium genome has a window encoding:
- a CDS encoding ABC transporter ATP-binding protein, with protein MRPCDRHGRRQGSDTGVPSGSAIRRAGHRSLPWARTGHARGAHLMSFLAGADLVGGYGGPDILRGCAIAAERGEITVVVGPNGAGKSTAMRALFGMLTLRSGSVHLGGEDITALAPQARARKGMGFVPQTDNVFRSMTVAENLEMGAFVRDDDISGTLDEVYGLFPALRDKRRQPAGELSGGQRQQVAIGRALMNRPRALMLDEPSAGVSPIVTHELFERILDIAQSGVAVLIVEQNARQALELADKGYVLVQGRNRFTGTGEMLLANPEVRKSFLGG; from the coding sequence GTGCGACCCTGTGATCGTCATGGCCGAAGGCAAGGTTCTGACACAGGGGTCCCCTCCGGAAGTGCAATCCGACGAGCGGGTCATCGAAGCCTACCTTGGGCGAGGACTGGTCACGCGAGGGGAGCGCACCTCATGAGCTTCCTGGCGGGCGCGGACCTCGTCGGCGGCTATGGCGGCCCGGACATCCTCCGGGGCTGCGCCATCGCCGCGGAGCGCGGCGAGATCACCGTGGTGGTGGGCCCCAACGGCGCCGGCAAGTCCACGGCCATGCGCGCGCTCTTCGGCATGCTGACTCTTCGCTCGGGATCGGTGCACCTGGGCGGCGAGGACATCACCGCGCTGGCGCCACAGGCGCGGGCGCGCAAGGGCATGGGGTTCGTGCCGCAGACCGACAACGTGTTCCGCTCGATGACGGTGGCGGAGAACCTCGAGATGGGCGCGTTCGTCCGGGACGACGACATCTCCGGCACCCTGGACGAGGTCTACGGGCTGTTCCCGGCGCTCAGGGACAAGCGCCGCCAGCCCGCCGGCGAGCTGTCCGGCGGCCAGCGCCAGCAGGTGGCCATCGGCCGGGCGCTGATGAACCGGCCGCGGGCGCTCATGCTCGACGAGCCCAGCGCCGGGGTCTCGCCCATCGTCACCCACGAGTTGTTCGAGCGTATCCTCGACATCGCCCAGAGCGGCGTCGCCGTGCTCATCGTCGAGCAGAACGCGCGCCAGGCCCTGGAACTGGCGGACAAGGGGTACGTCCTGGTGCAGGGCCGCAACCGCTTCACCGGCACTGGGGAAATGCTGCTGGCCAACCCGGAGGTCCGGAAATCGTTTCTCGGGGGGTGA
- a CDS encoding branched-chain amino acid ABC transporter permease, whose protein sequence is MQDIVNAVVLLTNFLVVPATAYGCQLALGALGVTLVYGVLRFSNFAHGEIMAFGAMVTILFTWLLQHGGVTFGPLPTALLALPAGMAVTAGLCLLTDRWVFRFYRRTRAQPVMLLVVSVGVMFVLNGVIRFIIGPADRVFTDGARFLFTVREFKAWTGLSEGLAIKTTQTLSLVVAVVLVAALFWFLEKTRTGKSMRAFSDNEDLALLSGINPERVVAVTWLIVGCLAAVAGTLYGLDKSFKPFTFLSLLLPIFAAAIVGGLGNPLGAIVGGFVVAFSEVLLTYPYRKFLAYLGPEGWRPDGLVQFLSTDYKFAVSFFILVVVLLVKPTGIFSGRSS, encoded by the coding sequence TTGCAGGACATCGTCAACGCGGTGGTGCTGCTCACCAACTTCCTGGTGGTCCCGGCCACCGCCTACGGCTGCCAACTCGCCCTCGGCGCCCTGGGGGTCACGCTGGTGTACGGCGTCCTGCGCTTCTCCAACTTCGCCCACGGCGAGATCATGGCCTTCGGCGCCATGGTCACCATCCTGTTCACCTGGCTGCTGCAACACGGGGGCGTGACCTTCGGGCCGCTGCCCACGGCGCTCCTGGCGCTGCCCGCGGGCATGGCGGTCACCGCCGGGCTGTGCCTGCTGACGGACCGCTGGGTCTTCCGGTTCTACCGGCGCACGCGGGCGCAGCCGGTGATGCTGCTGGTGGTGTCGGTAGGGGTCATGTTCGTCTTGAACGGGGTCATCCGCTTCATCATCGGTCCCGCCGACCGGGTCTTCACCGACGGCGCCCGCTTTCTTTTCACGGTGCGGGAATTCAAGGCCTGGACCGGACTGTCGGAAGGCCTTGCCATCAAGACCACACAGACCCTCAGCTTGGTGGTGGCCGTGGTGCTGGTGGCGGCCCTCTTCTGGTTCCTGGAGAAGACCCGAACGGGCAAGTCCATGCGCGCCTTCTCGGACAACGAGGACCTGGCGCTGCTGTCCGGCATCAACCCGGAACGGGTGGTGGCGGTCACCTGGCTGATCGTCGGCTGTCTCGCGGCCGTGGCCGGCACGCTCTACGGCCTCGACAAGAGCTTCAAACCGTTCACCTTCCTGTCACTGCTCCTGCCCATCTTTGCCGCCGCCATCGTCGGCGGGCTCGGCAACCCGCTGGGCGCCATCGTCGGCGGCTTCGTGGTGGCCTTCTCCGAAGTGCTGCTGACCTATCCCTACCGGAAGTTCCTGGCGTACCTGGGGCCGGAGGGCTGGCGCCCGGACGGCCTGGTGCAGTTCCTTTCCACCGACTACAAGTTCGCGGTGTCGTTCTTCATCCTGGTGGTGGTGCTGCTGGTGAAACCCACCGGCATCTTCAGCGGGAGGTCGTCATGA
- a CDS encoding branched-chain amino acid ABC transporter permease has translation MTALICLVGAGQSWSLALTILNLCLISAVMTLGVNIQWGYAGLFNAGVMGFAALGGLAGVLVSMPPVRAAWHAGGAGVVLALAMALVTIAAAVLVYRGMRQPVYRKLAVALVVAAGYFAARALFEPAVRAIEAVDPSRTGYLGGFGLPVVLSWFVGGVLAAGAAWAAGKISLGLRADYLAIATLGISEIIVAFLKYEEWLARGVKNVTGLPRPVPYEVDLQAAAWFREWADSLGASPVDLSSIVVKLCYAGLFALVLVVLMWLAEAALRSPWGRMMRAIRDNETAAEAMGKDVTARHLQVFVMGSAVVGIAGAMLATLDGQFTPNTYHPLRFTFLIWVMVIVGGSGNNWGAVLGGFVVWYFWVEAEPMGLWLMDFITSPLSADSPVRSHLMESAAHMRLVVMGLVLLLVLRFAPRGLIPEERR, from the coding sequence ATGACGGCGCTCATCTGCCTCGTGGGCGCCGGCCAGAGCTGGTCTCTGGCGCTGACGATCCTGAACCTGTGCCTGATCTCGGCCGTCATGACCCTGGGGGTGAACATCCAGTGGGGCTACGCCGGTCTGTTCAACGCCGGGGTCATGGGCTTCGCCGCCCTCGGCGGGCTGGCGGGAGTGCTCGTGTCCATGCCGCCGGTGCGCGCGGCATGGCACGCGGGCGGCGCCGGCGTGGTGCTGGCCCTGGCCATGGCGCTCGTCACCATCGCGGCCGCGGTGCTCGTCTATCGCGGGATGCGGCAGCCGGTCTACCGCAAGCTCGCGGTGGCGCTCGTGGTGGCGGCCGGGTACTTCGCGGCCCGGGCGCTGTTCGAGCCCGCGGTACGCGCCATCGAGGCCGTGGACCCGTCGCGGACCGGCTACCTCGGCGGTTTCGGCCTGCCCGTCGTCCTGTCCTGGTTCGTGGGCGGCGTCCTGGCGGCGGGCGCGGCCTGGGCCGCGGGAAAGATCAGCCTCGGGCTGCGCGCCGACTACCTCGCCATCGCCACCCTGGGCATCTCCGAGATCATCGTCGCCTTCCTCAAGTACGAGGAGTGGCTGGCGCGGGGCGTGAAGAACGTCACCGGCCTGCCCCGGCCGGTCCCCTACGAGGTGGACCTGCAAGCCGCCGCGTGGTTCCGGGAATGGGCGGACAGCCTCGGCGCCTCTCCGGTGGACCTGTCCTCCATCGTGGTGAAGCTGTGCTACGCGGGTCTCTTCGCGCTGGTGCTGGTGGTGCTGATGTGGCTCGCCGAGGCGGCGCTGCGATCGCCCTGGGGCCGCATGATGCGCGCTATCCGGGACAACGAGACCGCCGCCGAGGCGATGGGCAAGGACGTGACCGCGCGGCACCTGCAGGTCTTCGTGATGGGCTCGGCGGTGGTGGGCATCGCCGGCGCCATGCTGGCCACCCTGGACGGCCAGTTCACCCCCAACACCTACCACCCCTTGCGCTTCACCTTCCTCATCTGGGTCATGGTCATCGTCGGCGGCTCCGGCAACAACTGGGGCGCCGTCCTGGGGGGGTTCGTGGTGTGGTACTTCTGGGTGGAAGCCGAGCCCATGGGGCTGTGGCTGATGGATTTCATCACATCGCCGCTGTCCGCGGACAGCCCCGTGCGGAGCCATCTCATGGAGAGCGCCGCCCACATGCGCCTGGTGGTCATGGGGCTGGTGCTGCTGCTGGTCCTGCGCTTCGCGCCCCGCGGCCTGATACCGGAAGAAAGGCGCTAG
- a CDS encoding branched-chain amino acid ABC transporter permease, whose translation MSLFLQNLVNALQWGSFYALIALGYSMVYSILMLFNFAHGDIFMVGAYIGVGVAAVLLGASAEGYLALPPWAILVLTILLAMVLTSFVGMLVERIGYRPLRGAPRASAAITGLMIGIILETGNLALLGAQRIRFPSLIDTTVYEVAGVFVTNTKIIIVVVSLLLAAGMHFFVHKTKWGLAMRAMAFDYVAVPLMGVSVNTIAALTFALGSALAAAAGILYALAYPVLDPYMGIVFGWKAFVAAILGGRGSVMGATLAGFLLGFIEIFVAMIFPSTLRDLIAYSIVLLILIVRPHGFFGEPYSARLRL comes from the coding sequence ATGTCGCTGTTTCTCCAAAACCTGGTCAACGCCCTGCAATGGGGGAGTTTCTACGCTCTCATCGCGCTGGGCTACTCCATGGTCTACAGCATTCTCATGCTGTTCAACTTCGCCCACGGCGACATCTTCATGGTGGGTGCGTACATCGGCGTCGGGGTCGCCGCGGTGCTCCTCGGGGCGTCCGCCGAGGGCTACCTGGCGCTGCCTCCCTGGGCGATACTGGTCCTGACCATCCTGCTGGCCATGGTTTTGACGTCGTTCGTCGGCATGCTGGTCGAACGCATCGGCTACCGGCCCCTGCGGGGCGCGCCGCGAGCCTCCGCGGCCATCACCGGCCTCATGATCGGGATCATCCTGGAAACCGGCAACCTGGCGTTGCTCGGCGCCCAGCGGATACGTTTTCCGTCCCTGATCGATACGACGGTCTACGAGGTGGCGGGCGTCTTCGTCACCAACACGAAGATCATTATCGTGGTGGTGTCGCTGCTGTTGGCCGCCGGCATGCACTTCTTCGTGCACAAGACCAAGTGGGGCCTGGCCATGCGCGCCATGGCGTTCGACTACGTCGCCGTTCCGCTGATGGGAGTCTCCGTCAACACCATCGCCGCGCTGACCTTCGCGCTGGGTTCGGCGCTGGCGGCCGCGGCCGGGATCCTCTATGCCCTGGCCTACCCGGTGCTGGACCCGTACATGGGCATCGTGTTCGGCTGGAAGGCCTTCGTGGCGGCCATCCTCGGCGGCCGCGGCTCCGTGATGGGGGCGACGCTGGCGGGGTTCCTGCTGGGCTTCATCGAGATCTTCGTGGCCATGATCTTCCCCTCGACGCTGCGCGACCTGATCGCCTACTCCATCGTGCTGCTGATCCTCATCGTCCGGCCGCACGGCTTCTTCGGCGAGCCCTACAGCGCGCGCTTGAGGCTCTGA
- a CDS encoding ABC transporter substrate-binding protein: MAMVFAGLFALATSISAQTIKIGLNVPLTGDIPKVGEGSKFAAEMWLEDIKAAGGLEVGGKKHPVEIVIEDNESKAESAVKAATKLITEDEVLAIVGPQSSKQAVPAGGVAQDRATPMISPWSTNPNTTKDRPYVFRAPFLDPFQGPVLANFITNEFKFTKAAVLYDVASDYPKGLAEFFKGAWEKLHGAGSVVAFESFTTKDADFSSQLTKIRNSGAQVLFTPQYYNEVALIVQQARQLGVKGPIVGSDSWGSAETVKLCGKACNGSFFSTHYAAKGATGATKAFIDRYNKKYGYVPDDVGALTWDSLRIVEHAIKATGGLTGDIKKDRENVKNALAGIKKFAGITGDMAFTAEGDPVKCAVVVRISDKGEFEFYKSVCP; the protein is encoded by the coding sequence ATGGCGATGGTTTTCGCGGGCCTGTTCGCCCTGGCGACGAGCATTTCCGCCCAGACCATCAAGATCGGCCTCAACGTCCCGCTGACCGGCGACATTCCGAAGGTCGGCGAGGGCTCCAAGTTCGCGGCCGAGATGTGGCTCGAGGACATCAAGGCCGCCGGCGGTCTCGAGGTCGGGGGCAAGAAACATCCGGTGGAGATCGTCATCGAGGACAACGAGTCCAAGGCCGAGTCCGCGGTCAAGGCCGCCACCAAGCTGATCACCGAAGACGAGGTGCTGGCCATCGTCGGGCCGCAGTCCTCCAAGCAGGCGGTTCCCGCGGGCGGCGTGGCCCAGGATCGCGCAACCCCGATGATCAGTCCCTGGTCCACCAACCCCAACACCACCAAGGACCGCCCCTACGTCTTCCGCGCGCCGTTCCTGGATCCGTTCCAGGGGCCCGTGCTGGCGAACTTCATCACCAACGAGTTCAAGTTCACCAAGGCCGCGGTTCTCTACGACGTCGCCAGCGACTATCCCAAGGGCCTGGCCGAGTTCTTCAAGGGCGCCTGGGAGAAGCTCCACGGCGCGGGTTCGGTGGTCGCCTTCGAGAGCTTCACCACCAAGGACGCCGACTTCAGCTCGCAGCTCACCAAGATCCGCAACTCGGGCGCCCAGGTGCTGTTCACGCCGCAGTACTACAACGAGGTGGCGTTGATCGTGCAGCAGGCGCGCCAGCTCGGCGTGAAGGGCCCCATCGTGGGGAGCGACAGTTGGGGTTCCGCGGAAACCGTGAAGCTGTGCGGCAAGGCCTGTAACGGGTCGTTCTTCAGCACCCACTACGCGGCCAAGGGCGCCACCGGGGCCACCAAGGCGTTCATCGACCGCTACAACAAGAAGTACGGCTACGTGCCCGATGACGTGGGCGCGCTCACCTGGGATTCGCTGCGCATCGTCGAGCACGCCATCAAGGCCACCGGCGGGCTCACCGGCGACATCAAGAAGGACCGTGAGAACGTCAAGAACGCCCTGGCCGGGATCAAGAAGTTCGCGGGAATCACCGGGGACATGGCCTTCACCGCCGAAGGCGATCCCGTCAAGTGCGCGGTGGTCGTGCGCATCAGCGACAAGGGCGAGTTCGAGTTCTACAAGTCGGTCTGCCCGTAG